In a single window of the Pseudoxanthomonas sp. F37 genome:
- a CDS encoding ChrR family anti-sigma-E factor: MNPHHHLDPSTVVSYAAGALAVEMAVVAATHLETCAHCRARVDEAERIGGQLVEHQQPALSSSRLADLRACMLEQLDAPLPPAPIAAARGAPYEDDDRLPTPLHPYFGASYRALKWRWMAPGVHCIRAAGTRSGTLLMLKIGPGRSMPVHSHGGTELTQVLRGAYHDALGQFAPGDIADLDSGVEHQPVTVPGTACICVSALDAPLRFPGWLAQRLQPLFKL, translated from the coding sequence GTGAACCCGCACCATCATCTCGACCCCTCCACCGTGGTCAGCTACGCGGCCGGCGCGCTGGCCGTGGAGATGGCCGTCGTGGCCGCCACCCATCTGGAGACCTGCGCGCACTGCCGCGCGCGCGTGGACGAGGCCGAACGCATCGGCGGCCAGCTGGTGGAGCACCAGCAGCCGGCGCTGTCGTCGTCCCGCCTGGCCGACCTGCGTGCCTGCATGCTGGAACAGCTGGACGCACCGCTGCCGCCGGCCCCCATCGCGGCCGCCCGGGGCGCGCCCTACGAGGACGACGACCGCCTGCCCACCCCCCTGCACCCGTACTTCGGCGCGTCGTACCGCGCGCTGAAGTGGCGCTGGATGGCGCCGGGCGTGCACTGCATCCGCGCAGCGGGCACCCGCAGCGGCACCCTGCTGATGCTGAAGATCGGCCCCGGCCGCAGCATGCCGGTGCACAGCCACGGCGGCACCGAGCTGACCCAGGTGCTGCGCGGCGCCTACCACGATGCGCTGGGCCAGTTCGCGCCCGGCGACATCGCCGATCTCGACAGCGGCGTCGAGCACCAGCCGGTGACCGTGCCCGGCACCGCCTGCATCTGCGTGTCCGCGCTGGACGCGCCGCTGCGGTTCCCGGGCTGGCTGGCGCAACGGCTGCAACCGCTGTTCAAGCTGTAG
- a CDS encoding sigma-70 family RNA polymerase sigma factor, whose amino-acid sequence MLAVARARDRAAFMRLYDHFMPRLCLYLRGLGSPEAVAEELAQEALLRLWQRATMYDPQQGAVSTWLFRIGRNLHIDRIRREPGWVQMLEEAAPASDEELARPFTSAEDYAEHVHLQRRIEDLPAVQARLMRMSYFEAKSHQEIADELQMPLGTVKSHLRRAFLRLQGQVRGQP is encoded by the coding sequence ATGCTGGCGGTGGCGCGCGCGCGCGACCGTGCCGCGTTCATGCGCCTGTACGACCACTTCATGCCGCGCCTGTGCCTGTACCTGCGCGGCCTGGGCAGCCCCGAAGCCGTGGCCGAGGAACTGGCCCAGGAAGCCCTGCTGCGCCTGTGGCAGCGCGCCACCATGTACGACCCGCAGCAGGGTGCGGTCTCCACCTGGCTGTTCCGGATCGGGCGCAACCTGCACATCGACCGCATCCGCCGCGAGCCGGGCTGGGTACAGATGCTCGAGGAAGCCGCGCCCGCCAGCGACGAGGAACTGGCGCGACCGTTCACCTCGGCCGAGGACTACGCCGAGCACGTGCACCTGCAGCGCCGCATCGAAGACCTGCCGGCCGTGCAGGCGCGGCTGATGCGCATGTCCTACTTCGAAGCCAAGAGCCACCAGGAAATCGCCGACGAGCTGCAGATGCCGCTGGGTACGGTGAAGTCGCACCTGCGGCGCGCGTTCCTGCGCCTGCAGGGCCAAGTACGAGGTCAGCCGTGA